A single region of the bacterium genome encodes:
- a CDS encoding CpsD/CapB family tyrosine-protein kinase: MSTVLPDEQPKGAGGAESSTQPRREKRGAGERGGHPANGRNNEAIPGAGQEAQSIYSVYQEESPVAVEFRRSYAKLSYHMKQENKHSFLMTSAMEGEGKSTAAAMMAITIARYRNTKTLLLDADLRRPRVHEFFELPARDGFADALLGERNIIETVKDTRFENLKVVTCGKRVASPTGLLQADRLANILSELKFYFDTVILDSPPVLPVSDAAQIAAETDGVIFVLMAGVTQRDVVKRAVDILRDLRIQVVGTLVNNATQVLPYYYSYDYYDYRY, encoded by the coding sequence GTGAGCACGGTCCTCCCTGACGAGCAGCCCAAGGGCGCAGGGGGCGCCGAGTCGAGCACCCAGCCCCGGCGCGAGAAGCGGGGCGCGGGCGAGCGCGGCGGCCACCCCGCCAACGGGCGCAACAACGAGGCCATTCCGGGTGCGGGCCAGGAAGCGCAGAGCATCTACAGCGTCTACCAGGAGGAGAGCCCGGTGGCGGTGGAGTTCCGCCGCAGCTACGCCAAGCTCAGCTACCACATGAAGCAGGAGAACAAGCACAGCTTCCTGATGACGAGCGCGATGGAAGGCGAGGGCAAGTCGACGGCGGCGGCAATGATGGCGATCACGATCGCCCGCTACCGAAACACGAAGACCTTGCTTCTGGACGCCGACCTCCGTCGCCCGCGCGTGCACGAGTTCTTCGAGCTGCCCGCGCGCGACGGCTTCGCGGACGCCCTGCTCGGCGAGCGCAACATCATCGAGACGGTCAAGGACACCCGCTTCGAGAACCTCAAGGTCGTTACCTGCGGCAAGCGCGTGGCGAGCCCGACCGGCCTGCTCCAGGCGGACCGCCTGGCGAACATCCTCAGCGAACTGAAGTTCTACTTCGACACGGTGATCCTGGACTCGCCGCCGGTGCTGCCGGTGAGCGACGCCGCGCAGATCGCCGCCGAGACCGACGGCGTCATCTTCGTGCTGATGGCCGGGGTGACGCAGCGCGACGTCGTCAAGCGCGCGGTCGACATCCTGCGCGACCTGCGCATCCAGGTGGTCGGCACGCTGGTGAACAACGCCACGCAGGTGCTGCCCTACTACTACTCCTACGACTACTACGACTACCGCTACTAG
- the epsI gene encoding EpsI family protein, with protein MAAAIRVRLVLLVVIGACLGLGPALAARSGRHVYRAQLATIPLSVGDITGVASQLDDEIADVLKASQTLNRNYRRGDDRYWLFVGYFAQQRFGSQIHSPRHCYPGSGWNILSAAKGERLGGPSGELLIQRDKDQRVVLYQYLTRSGATTSELRLKVELTLGGLLGRPLDAAFIRYSTPVGPEESAAAAMERLGRFAREVQPTVRPGLPF; from the coding sequence GTGGCAGCGGCCATCCGTGTGAGACTCGTGCTGCTGGTCGTGATCGGCGCCTGCCTGGGGCTGGGCCCGGCCCTGGCCGCGCGCAGCGGGCGCCACGTCTACCGCGCGCAGCTGGCGACGATTCCGCTGAGCGTGGGCGACATCACCGGCGTCGCAAGCCAGCTCGACGACGAGATCGCCGACGTGCTGAAGGCATCGCAGACGCTCAACCGCAACTACCGCCGGGGCGACGATCGCTACTGGCTCTTCGTCGGCTACTTCGCCCAGCAGCGCTTCGGCAGCCAGATCCACTCGCCGCGGCACTGCTACCCGGGCAGCGGCTGGAACATCCTCAGCGCCGCCAAGGGCGAGCGCCTCGGCGGGCCGAGCGGCGAGCTGCTCATCCAGCGCGACAAGGACCAGCGCGTGGTGCTCTACCAGTACCTCACCCGCAGTGGGGCGACGACCAGCGAGTTGCGCCTGAAGGTGGAGCTGACGCTCGGCGGCCTGCTCGGGCGGCCGCTCGACGCCGCCTTCATCCGCTACTCGACGCCGGTCGGGCCGGAGGAGAGCGCGGCGGCGGCCATGGAGCGCCTCGGCCGTTTCGCGCGCGAGGTCCAGCCGACCGTCCGGCCGGGCCTCCCCTTCTGA
- a CDS encoding exosortase/archaeosortase family protein, with product MKLGKLRRLTNPEAGLPQFLLTLLVLGAFLALYRSVLLGLVQQWLDDENYTHGLLVPPIAAFLLYRCLDRLPRVAEPSLRAALPFLLPGLALFVGGTAAAELFTLRLSMLFLFWAIVRGFYGVRSFRGLRFPLFFLVFMIPLPYVFFYRVAFPLQLLSAEASGKVLDFLGVVHVQTGNIIHLRETSLDVVTACSGLRSLLALITFAVLAAGLFPMRRALRALLVVLAVPIAMATNALRIVLTAVLVHTHGRSFLEGALHQGMGLLTFGIGVGLLFLIGGGFRWQRPSV from the coding sequence ATGAAGCTCGGAAAGCTGCGCCGGCTGACGAATCCCGAGGCCGGCCTCCCCCAGTTCCTGCTCACCCTGCTCGTGTTGGGCGCCTTCCTCGCCCTCTATCGCAGCGTGCTGCTGGGGCTCGTCCAGCAGTGGCTGGACGACGAGAACTACACCCACGGCCTCCTGGTGCCGCCGATCGCCGCCTTCCTGCTCTACCGCTGCCTGGATCGCCTGCCTCGCGTGGCGGAGCCCAGCCTGCGCGCGGCCCTGCCCTTCCTGCTGCCCGGGCTGGCGCTCTTCGTCGGCGGCACGGCGGCGGCCGAGCTCTTCACGCTGCGCCTGTCGATGCTCTTCCTCTTCTGGGCCATCGTGCGCGGCTTCTACGGCGTGCGCAGCTTCCGCGGCCTGCGCTTCCCGCTCTTCTTCCTCGTATTCATGATCCCGCTGCCCTACGTGTTCTTCTACCGCGTCGCCTTTCCGCTGCAGCTGCTCAGCGCCGAGGCGAGCGGCAAGGTGCTCGACTTCCTCGGCGTCGTCCACGTGCAGACGGGCAACATCATCCACCTGCGGGAGACGAGCCTGGACGTCGTCACCGCCTGCAGCGGCCTGCGCAGCCTGCTCGCGCTGATCACCTTCGCCGTCCTCGCGGCCGGCCTCTTTCCGATGCGGCGCGCCCTGCGCGCGCTGCTCGTCGTGCTCGCCGTGCCGATCGCGATGGCGACCAACGCCCTGCGCATCGTCCTCACCGCCGTGCTCGTCCACACCCACGGACGGAGCTTCCTCGAGGGCGCCCTCCACCAGGGGATGGGCCTGCTCACCTTCGGCATCGGCGTCGGCCTGCTCTTCCTGATCGGCGGAGGTTTCCGGTGGCAGCGGCCATCCGTGTGA
- a CDS encoding O-antigen ligase family protein, producing MAYVLTVIFGFFAIFQPGVLWPALAPSRPLFLVGLLGLLAWLLTPKQPDPLRPRARLSYFVTGFVIAQVLSVLQFFYVPMVIETALKRGVFLIGYQLVSSQVNSTQRLKVYWGAVLAAATWLAGHAIFIYHTQPLPHPQLVGGRLSSYGAYSGANDLALITVCAWPLAFKFMDIQKGSFSKVIVVLPLIAFLYADLRTLSRAGLIGLSLVMGLSLLRGRALGRMGRWVLLIPAVIVVVILGSKLLLTRGDAQDFSGRDESVQHRFEAWWAGYQMLKSSPLIGVGSGNFADLSDDFGAGRKIQAHNTIVKVFAEGGIIGGVCYLGIIITAFQILYRNWKRFKRIKPDGAEYLWAEALGISLIGFCFNTMFSVKAHEWFLYMVVASATALDRLYAREALIFALQTEESLKALAGGSAAAEGAPGVQSAR from the coding sequence GTGGCCTACGTCCTGACCGTCATCTTCGGCTTCTTCGCCATCTTCCAGCCGGGTGTGCTCTGGCCGGCCCTGGCGCCGTCGCGGCCGCTCTTCCTGGTCGGGCTGCTGGGCCTGCTCGCCTGGCTCCTGACGCCGAAGCAGCCGGACCCGCTGCGCCCGCGCGCGCGCCTGAGCTACTTTGTCACCGGCTTCGTGATCGCTCAAGTGCTTTCGGTGCTGCAGTTCTTCTACGTCCCGATGGTCATCGAGACCGCGCTGAAAAGGGGCGTCTTCCTGATCGGCTATCAGCTGGTCTCCAGCCAGGTCAACAGCACGCAGCGCCTGAAGGTCTACTGGGGCGCCGTCCTCGCGGCCGCGACCTGGCTGGCCGGGCACGCCATCTTCATCTATCACACGCAGCCGCTGCCGCACCCGCAGCTGGTCGGCGGCCGGCTGAGCAGCTACGGCGCCTACAGCGGCGCCAACGACCTGGCGCTGATCACCGTCTGCGCCTGGCCACTCGCCTTCAAGTTCATGGACATCCAGAAGGGGTCCTTCTCGAAGGTGATCGTCGTGCTGCCCCTGATCGCCTTCCTCTACGCGGACCTGCGCACGCTCAGCCGCGCCGGGCTGATCGGCCTCTCGCTCGTGATGGGCCTCTCGCTCCTGCGCGGTCGCGCGCTGGGGCGCATGGGCCGCTGGGTGCTCCTGATACCGGCCGTGATCGTCGTCGTCATCCTCGGCAGCAAGCTGCTGCTCACGCGCGGAGACGCCCAGGACTTCAGCGGCCGGGACGAGAGCGTGCAGCACCGCTTCGAGGCCTGGTGGGCGGGCTACCAGATGCTCAAGTCGAGCCCGCTGATCGGGGTCGGATCGGGCAACTTCGCCGACCTCTCCGACGACTTCGGCGCCGGCCGCAAGATCCAGGCGCACAACACGATCGTGAAGGTCTTCGCCGAGGGCGGCATCATCGGCGGAGTCTGCTACCTGGGGATCATCATCACCGCGTTTCAGATCCTCTATCGCAACTGGAAGCGATTCAAACGCATCAAGCCGGACGGCGCGGAGTACCTCTGGGCCGAGGCGCTTGGCATCAGCCTGATCGGCTTCTGTTTCAACACGATGTTCTCGGTCAAGGCCCACGAGTGGTTCCTGTACATGGTCGTCGCTTCGGCGACGGCGCTGGACCGCCTCTATGCCCGCGAAGCCTTGATCTTCGCGTTGCAGACCGAGGAGTCCTTGAAGGCCCTCGCCGGCGGGAGCGCCGCTGCCGAAGGGGCCCCGGGCGTCCAGAGCGCACGATAG